One segment of Vagococcus martis DNA contains the following:
- the def gene encoding peptide deformylase — protein MITMDDIIREGHPTLREVAKEVELPLSEEDIELGKRMQEFLKNSQDPELAEKYKLRGGVGLAAPQLNISKRIIAIEIPSQSEEDTEPLLSTVMYNPKIVSHSVQQAALEEGEGCLSVDRPVPGYVIRNARITVTYHDINGEEHKIRLKNYMAIVVQHEIDHINGIMFYDHINEEHPNYAPDDVIFIQ, from the coding sequence ATGATTACAATGGATGATATTATCCGTGAGGGGCATCCTACCCTTCGTGAAGTTGCCAAAGAAGTTGAGTTACCTTTATCAGAAGAAGATATTGAACTAGGTAAACGTATGCAAGAGTTTTTAAAAAACAGTCAAGACCCAGAACTTGCAGAAAAATACAAACTACGTGGTGGTGTTGGACTTGCCGCACCACAATTAAATATTTCAAAACGCATTATTGCAATTGAAATTCCTAGTCAGTCAGAAGAAGATACTGAACCACTTTTAAGCACTGTCATGTATAATCCCAAAATAGTCAGTCACTCAGTTCAACAAGCTGCTCTTGAAGAAGGGGAAGGTTGTTTATCTGTTGACAGACCAGTACCAGGTTACGTTATTAGAAACGCACGAATTACAGTTACTTATCATGATATAAATGGTGAAGAACATAAAATTCGTTTGAAAAATTATATGGCCATTGTGGTACAACATGAGATTGATCATATCAATGGTATTATGTTCTACGATCATATTAATGAAGAACATCCAAATTATGCACCAGATGATGTTATTTTTATCCAATAA
- a CDS encoding ISNCY family transposase has translation MNETKKYQVIKAVAENKKQKKRASVELNLSIRQINRLVKSYRENGKSAFVHKNRGRKNKHSVPEKVKQQIITSYQSFSIKPNIKHFTEILKNDHHICYTDTTIRSILYKEKILSPKAQKKTKRRLKQLIKQEGQQTKQSENLLVPRAEDYLELPEKTHPSRPRKKYKGELIQLDASSYNWFGNQITHLHLAIDDASGNIVGAYFDQQETLNGYYHVLHQILTKQGIPATFLTDKRTVFEYNRKSTKAVEEDTFTQFGFACHQLGIDIKTSSIPQAKGRVERLNGTVQSRLPVDLEIANIHSIEEANQFLSVWIRKFNRQFGHKTAESVYETSPTTAEINLLLATVSHRIVDNGHHIKYQNKFYLPTEGGSDKYFTRKTKALIIKAFNGEIYVNIAEKIYPTRRLKNHETYSKEFDGVSSDIKKERRKYIPPQSHPWKLESFKRYLQSIDRTIEEYEAEKTA, from the coding sequence ATGAATGAAACCAAAAAGTATCAAGTTATTAAAGCTGTCGCTGAAAATAAAAAACAAAAAAAGAGAGCTAGTGTTGAACTTAATTTATCTATACGACAAATTAACCGTTTAGTGAAATCATACAGGGAAAATGGTAAATCAGCATTTGTCCATAAAAATCGAGGGAGAAAAAATAAGCACTCTGTGCCTGAAAAAGTAAAACAACAAATAATCACTAGTTATCAATCGTTTAGTATTAAACCAAATATTAAGCATTTTACTGAAATACTGAAAAACGACCATCATATCTGTTATACAGATACTACAATTAGAAGCATCCTGTACAAAGAAAAAATACTTTCACCAAAGGCTCAAAAAAAGACAAAAAGAAGACTCAAACAATTAATAAAGCAAGAAGGTCAACAAACCAAACAATCAGAGAACCTATTGGTTCCAAGAGCTGAAGACTACCTAGAACTCCCTGAAAAGACCCATCCTAGTCGACCTAGAAAAAAATACAAAGGAGAATTAATTCAATTAGATGCTAGTTCATATAATTGGTTTGGAAATCAAATAACTCATCTTCATTTAGCTATTGACGACGCATCAGGTAATATTGTTGGCGCTTATTTTGACCAACAGGAAACGCTCAATGGTTATTACCATGTTCTTCATCAAATTCTGACAAAACAAGGGATTCCTGCCACTTTTCTAACAGATAAACGAACCGTCTTTGAGTACAACAGAAAATCAACAAAAGCTGTAGAAGAAGATACGTTCACGCAGTTTGGGTTTGCTTGTCATCAATTAGGTATTGACATAAAAACATCCTCTATTCCTCAAGCAAAAGGTCGTGTAGAACGTTTAAATGGGACAGTGCAATCAAGATTGCCTGTTGATCTTGAGATAGCAAATATACATTCTATAGAGGAGGCTAATCAATTTCTATCTGTATGGATTCGAAAGTTTAATCGACAATTTGGTCACAAAACTGCAGAAAGTGTTTATGAAACTTCTCCTACAACAGCTGAAATTAATTTATTACTAGCTACTGTCTCTCATCGTATAGTCGATAATGGCCATCATATTAAGTATCAAAATAAATTTTATCTTCCAACGGAAGGTGGTAGCGACAAATATTTTACAAGGAAAACGAAAGCATTAATTATAAAAGCTTTTAACGGGGAGATTTATGTTAATATAGCAGAAAAAATTTATCCTACTAGACGATTAAAAAACCACGAGACCTATTCAAAAGAGTTTGATGGGGTTTCTTCAGATATAAAAAAAGAAAGACGCAAGTACATTCCACCACAGTCACATCCGTGGAAACTTGAGTCTTTCAAAAGGTATCTTCAAAGTATTGACCGTACTATCGAAGAATATGAGGCTGAAAAAACAGCCTGA
- the treP gene encoding PTS system trehalose-specific EIIBC component, translating into MGKFNQDALLLLDYVGGKENIAAVTHCATRMRFVLNDPSKAQEDKIEEISCVRGIFTNAGQFQVIIGNEVPTFYEEFMSVAGIQGGTKEEIKSAAKQNQNMLQRAVTMLAEIFTPLLPAIIVGGLILGFRNILEAVPMGFLDGKTITESSTFWNGVNGFLWLPGEAIFHFLPVGITWSIAKKMRGTEILGIVLGITLVSPQLLNAYSVNSTSAADIAANWSWDFGFFTMDKIGYQAQVIPAMLAGFMLVYLERFLRKHIPEAISMIFVPFFALLPTILAAHLILGPIGWKIGSAISTVVNTGLTSSLNWLFAAVFGTFYAPLVITGLHHTTLAIDQQLVADFGSTNLWPMICLSNIAQGAAVLAVVYAHRGNKKEEQVSVPSVISAWLGVTEPAMFGINLKYMYPFVAAMIGSGIAGLFVTLFGVRALSIGVGGLPGILAIMPKYYGVFFIGMIIAVIVPFILTLFFRRAGIFNQLDRVGEAISPIDDSLSIPVTPENVASEVVSVYAPLVGELSPITDSKDPVFSQGTMGQGVVIEPMEGHVYAPMNGTISLVFPSKHAIGIVDDHGIEMLIHVGLDTVNLNGQYFETHVKQGDKVTIGDLLLDFDIEGIRESGFLTQTQVVITNSDSYQVDPIIKDGNVTNDTGILQVKTI; encoded by the coding sequence ATGGGAAAATTTAATCAAGATGCATTGTTATTACTAGACTATGTCGGTGGAAAAGAAAATATTGCGGCAGTTACGCACTGTGCAACACGTATGAGGTTTGTACTAAATGATCCCTCTAAAGCACAAGAAGATAAAATAGAAGAAATATCTTGTGTGAGAGGTATTTTTACCAATGCTGGACAGTTTCAAGTTATTATTGGAAATGAAGTACCAACGTTCTACGAAGAATTTATGTCTGTAGCAGGAATCCAAGGTGGAACAAAAGAAGAAATAAAATCAGCGGCAAAACAAAATCAAAATATGTTACAACGAGCAGTCACCATGCTTGCAGAAATTTTTACGCCATTATTACCAGCAATTATTGTTGGGGGATTAATATTAGGATTTAGAAATATTTTAGAAGCGGTACCGATGGGATTTTTAGATGGCAAAACGATTACAGAGTCATCAACTTTTTGGAACGGTGTGAATGGCTTTTTATGGTTACCAGGTGAGGCTATTTTTCACTTCCTTCCAGTAGGGATTACATGGAGTATCGCTAAAAAAATGAGAGGAACAGAAATACTAGGAATTGTCTTAGGGATTACACTAGTTTCTCCACAGCTTTTGAATGCTTATTCAGTCAACTCAACTAGTGCAGCAGATATTGCAGCTAACTGGAGTTGGGATTTTGGATTCTTTACCATGGATAAAATTGGCTATCAAGCACAAGTTATACCAGCTATGTTAGCAGGTTTTATGTTAGTATATCTAGAAAGATTTTTAAGGAAACATATTCCAGAAGCTATTTCAATGATATTTGTTCCGTTTTTTGCTTTATTACCAACTATTTTAGCTGCTCATTTAATATTAGGACCAATTGGTTGGAAAATAGGTTCTGCTATTTCAACAGTTGTAAATACTGGATTAACATCATCTCTTAATTGGCTATTTGCTGCTGTATTTGGTACTTTTTATGCACCACTTGTTATTACAGGCTTACATCATACAACGTTAGCCATTGACCAACAACTAGTAGCAGATTTTGGCTCAACGAATCTTTGGCCAATGATTTGTTTATCAAATATTGCTCAAGGAGCAGCTGTTTTAGCTGTTGTATATGCTCATAGAGGAAATAAAAAAGAAGAACAAGTGTCTGTTCCATCAGTTATTTCAGCTTGGTTAGGTGTAACGGAACCTGCCATGTTTGGGATTAATTTAAAATATATGTATCCATTTGTTGCAGCTATGATTGGTAGTGGGATAGCTGGTTTATTTGTGACATTATTTGGTGTTAGAGCCTTATCAATAGGTGTTGGTGGCTTACCAGGTATTTTAGCTATCATGCCAAAATATTATGGGGTATTCTTTATAGGGATGATTATTGCGGTTATAGTCCCATTTATTTTAACATTATTCTTTAGAAGAGCAGGTATTTTCAATCAGCTAGACAGAGTTGGTGAAGCTATTTCACCTATTGATGATAGCTTAAGCATACCTGTGACACCTGAAAATGTTGCTAGTGAAGTTGTTTCGGTCTATGCACCATTAGTTGGAGAGTTATCACCAATTACTGATTCAAAAGATCCAGTATTTTCTCAAGGGACAATGGGACAAGGAGTGGTCATTGAGCCGATGGAAGGTCATGTTTACGCACCGATGAACGGAACGATAAGTTTAGTATTTCCTAGTAAACATGCAATAGGTATTGTAGATGATCATGGAATTGAAATGTTGATACATGTTGGCCTAGATACAGTTAATTTAAATGGACAGTATTTTGAAACACATGTCAAACAAGGCGATAAAGTGACGATTGGTGATTTATTACTAGATTTTGATATAGAGGGTATTAGAGAGTCAGGATTTTTAACTCAAACACAAGTGGTCATTACTAATTCAGATAGTTATCAAGTAGACCCGATAATCAAAGATGGTAACGTGACAAATGACACAGGAATTTTGCAAGTTAAAACAATTTAG
- the rpsO gene encoding 30S ribosomal protein S15, which yields MAISKERKNEIIKEYARHEGDTGSPEVQIAVLTAEINALNEHAHVHKKDHHSYRGLMKKVGHRRNLLAYLRKNDVQRYRELIKRLGLRR from the coding sequence ATGGCAATTTCAAAAGAACGCAAGAACGAAATCATTAAAGAATACGCACGTCACGAAGGAGATACTGGTTCTCCAGAAGTACAAATTGCTGTATTAACTGCAGAAATTAATGCATTAAACGAGCATGCACACGTGCATAAAAAAGACCACCATTCATACCGTGGATTAATGAAAAAAGTTGGTCACCGTCGTAACTTATTAGCTTACTTACGTAAAAATGATGTTCAACGTTACCGTGAATTAATCAAACGTTTAGGCTTACGTCGTTAA
- the rpsD gene encoding 30S ribosomal protein S4, protein MSRYTGPSWKISRRLGVSLSGTGKELARRPYAPGQHGPNQRRNKSEYGMQLTEKQKLRHMYGLNERQFRNLFMRAGKIKEGKHGVNFMVLLEQRLDNVVYRLGLATTRRQARQLVNHGHVLVDGKRVDIPSYEVAVGQVISIREKSKDLTIIKDAVESTLGRPSFVSFDAEKLEGSITRLPERDELPQEVDESYVVEFYNKLL, encoded by the coding sequence ATGTCTCGTTATACAGGACCAAGTTGGAAAATTTCTCGTCGTTTAGGCGTATCTTTATCAGGAACTGGTAAAGAATTGGCTCGTCGTCCATATGCACCAGGACAACACGGACCAAACCAAAGAAGAAACAAATCAGAATATGGTATGCAATTAACTGAAAAACAAAAATTACGCCATATGTATGGTTTAAATGAACGTCAATTCCGTAATCTTTTCATGAGAGCTGGAAAAATTAAAGAAGGTAAACACGGTGTTAACTTTATGGTTCTTTTAGAACAACGTTTAGACAACGTAGTATACCGTCTAGGTTTAGCTACAACTCGTCGTCAAGCACGTCAGTTAGTTAACCACGGTCACGTTTTAGTTGATGGCAAACGTGTTGACATCCCTTCATATGAAGTGGCTGTTGGACAAGTTATCTCTATCCGTGAAAAATCTAAAGATTTAACAATCATTAAAGATGCTGTTGAATCAACTTTAGGTCGTCCTTCATTTGTAAGCTTTGACGCTGAAAAATTAGAAGGTAGTATCACTCGTTTACCAGAACGTGATGAATTACCACAAGAAGTTGACGAGTCTTACGTAGTTGAGTTCTACAACAAATTACTATAA
- the pnp gene encoding polyribonucleotide nucleotidyltransferase, which produces MQRRKIIVHSEKRVFETTWGGRPLSVEIGQLAKQANGAVLVRYGDTVVLSVAVASKQAKDVDFFPLTVNYEEKMYAVGKVPGGFIKREGRPSETATLTARLIDRPIRPMFAEGFRNEVQITNTVMSVEQDCSPEMAAMLGSSLALCVSDIPFNGPIAGVEVGFVDGEYVINPTVEQAENTTIELSVAGTKDAINMVESGAKEVSEEDMLGALLFGHEEIKRLVAFQEEIANEIGKEKMEIELLQVDAELEKEINDIYMPRMTQAIQTEEKLAREDNISALKDEVIAVYEEKFAENEESAKWMKEVRQILEDMEKNEVRRLITVEKVRPDGRKIDEIRPLSSEVGILPRVHGSGLFTRGQTQALSVCTLAPLGEHQIIDGLGVEESKRFIHHYNFPQYSVGSTGPMRSPGRREIGHGALGERAMAQVIPNEQEFPYMIRVVSEVLESNGSSSQASICAGILALMDAGVPIKAPVAGIAMGLVMDGDNYTILTDIQGMEDHLGDMDFKVAGTKDGITALQMDIKIEGITEAILTEALTQAKKARMEILDELTSTIAEPRKELSKYAPKIEMIQIKPEKIKDVIGKGGETINKIIEETDVKIDIDQDGNVSIAHQDQDKINRAIEIIKDLVREVEVGQVYLAKVVRIEKFGAFVNLFKGKDALVHISQFSHERVNKVEDVVKLGDEILVKVTEIDRQGRVNASRKAMIEKPKEEKKEETKEKSE; this is translated from the coding sequence ATGCAAAGGAGAAAAATTATAGTGCATAGTGAAAAACGTGTTTTTGAAACAACTTGGGGAGGCCGTCCATTATCTGTTGAAATCGGACAATTAGCCAAGCAAGCAAATGGAGCAGTTTTAGTAAGATATGGTGACACAGTGGTATTAAGTGTGGCTGTAGCTTCAAAACAAGCTAAAGATGTTGATTTTTTCCCACTAACAGTTAATTATGAAGAAAAAATGTATGCTGTTGGAAAAGTACCAGGAGGATTCATTAAACGTGAAGGCCGTCCAAGTGAAACAGCAACATTAACTGCTCGTTTAATTGATAGACCAATCCGTCCAATGTTTGCTGAAGGATTCCGTAATGAAGTTCAAATTACGAACACTGTTATGAGTGTTGAACAAGATTGCTCACCTGAAATGGCAGCAATGTTAGGTTCATCTTTAGCTTTATGTGTATCTGATATTCCATTTAATGGACCGATTGCTGGTGTTGAAGTTGGTTTTGTTGACGGTGAGTATGTTATCAACCCAACTGTTGAACAAGCTGAAAATACAACGATTGAATTATCAGTAGCTGGAACAAAAGATGCCATCAACATGGTTGAAAGTGGTGCAAAAGAAGTATCTGAAGAAGATATGTTAGGTGCCCTTTTATTCGGTCATGAAGAAATTAAACGTTTGGTTGCTTTCCAAGAAGAAATTGCCAATGAAATCGGCAAAGAAAAAATGGAAATCGAGTTATTACAAGTTGATGCTGAGTTAGAAAAAGAAATCAATGATATTTATATGCCTCGTATGACTCAAGCCATTCAAACAGAAGAAAAATTAGCTCGTGAAGACAACATTTCAGCTTTAAAAGATGAAGTAATCGCTGTTTATGAAGAAAAATTTGCTGAAAACGAAGAGTCTGCTAAATGGATGAAAGAAGTACGTCAAATTTTAGAAGACATGGAAAAAAATGAAGTTCGTCGCCTAATCACTGTAGAAAAAGTTCGCCCTGATGGTCGTAAAATTGACGAAATTCGTCCTTTATCATCAGAAGTTGGTATTCTACCTCGTGTGCATGGTTCTGGATTATTTACTCGTGGACAAACGCAAGCTTTATCAGTTTGTACATTAGCACCACTTGGCGAACATCAAATTATTGATGGTTTAGGTGTGGAAGAAAGCAAACGATTCATCCATCACTATAACTTCCCACAATACTCAGTTGGTTCAACTGGACCAATGAGATCACCAGGTCGTCGTGAAATCGGACATGGTGCATTAGGTGAACGTGCGATGGCACAAGTTATCCCAAATGAACAAGAATTTCCATACATGATTCGTGTGGTTTCAGAAGTATTAGAATCAAATGGTTCTTCTTCTCAAGCAAGTATCTGTGCAGGAATCTTAGCCTTAATGGATGCCGGGGTTCCAATCAAAGCACCTGTTGCGGGTATTGCAATGGGACTTGTAATGGATGGGGATAACTACACTATCTTAACAGATATTCAAGGTATGGAAGACCACTTAGGTGACATGGACTTTAAAGTTGCCGGAACAAAAGATGGTATTACAGCCTTACAAATGGATATTAAAATCGAAGGAATTACAGAAGCTATCTTAACAGAAGCTCTAACTCAAGCGAAAAAAGCACGTATGGAAATTCTAGATGAATTGACATCAACAATCGCTGAACCTCGTAAAGAGTTAAGTAAATATGCTCCTAAGATTGAAATGATTCAAATCAAACCTGAAAAAATTAAAGACGTTATCGGTAAAGGTGGCGAAACCATCAACAAAATTATCGAAGAAACTGACGTTAAAATTGATATCGATCAAGATGGTAATGTAAGTATTGCCCATCAAGATCAAGATAAAATCAACCGCGCGATTGAAATCATTAAAGATTTAGTTCGTGAAGTTGAAGTGGGACAAGTATACTTAGCTAAAGTTGTAAGAATTGAAAAATTCGGTGCTTTTGTTAACTTATTCAAAGGGAAAGATGCCTTAGTGCATATTTCTCAATTCTCACATGAACGTGTGAATAAAGTAGAAGATGTGGTTAAATTAGGCGATGAAATTCTTGTGAAAGTGACAGAAATTGACCGTCAAGGACGCGTTAATGCTTCACGTAAAGCAATGATTGAAAAACCAAAAGAAGAGAAAAAAGAAGAAACAAAAGAAAAATCTGAATAA
- a CDS encoding formate/nitrite transporter family protein, translating into MAQHSELMTKLDASIEKKDELIQKHFGKYAMRSVLATLYLSLGSAIAIGLGLKFTDPAAGKTLYAMAFGLGLALIIFLNAELGTSNMMYMTVATYRKKLAPSRALKILLVCVLFNLIGALVIAYMLSLTGAFKGLPADNFLTHLVEGKFEKSIIQTLVEGIFANVIVNLAVLMSMKLKDDVGRLFGIILVIFIFTFLGFEHVIANFIYFPLAYFSSGGVIAGMTVGAVATNLIFTFIGNFIGGGLVIGLTYSWLNKDESVHYLD; encoded by the coding sequence ATGGCACAACATTCAGAATTGATGACCAAACTAGATGCGTCCATCGAAAAAAAAGATGAATTAATCCAAAAACATTTTGGAAAATACGCGATGCGTTCGGTATTAGCAACACTATATCTGAGCTTAGGATCAGCGATTGCAATAGGATTAGGATTGAAATTTACAGACCCGGCAGCGGGAAAAACTTTATATGCGATGGCATTTGGTTTGGGATTAGCTTTAATCATTTTTCTTAATGCAGAACTTGGAACATCTAACATGATGTATATGACAGTTGCGACGTACCGAAAGAAATTAGCACCAAGTCGTGCGTTAAAAATATTGCTAGTTTGCGTGCTGTTTAATTTAATCGGTGCACTAGTTATAGCTTATATGTTATCTCTTACTGGAGCTTTTAAAGGATTACCAGCTGATAATTTTCTGACTCATTTGGTTGAAGGAAAATTTGAAAAAAGTATCATTCAAACATTAGTTGAAGGAATTTTTGCTAACGTTATTGTTAATCTGGCTGTTTTAATGTCAATGAAGCTAAAGGATGATGTAGGTCGTTTATTTGGGATTATTTTAGTTATCTTTATTTTTACGTTTTTAGGATTTGAACACGTTATCGCCAACTTCATTTATTTCCCATTAGCATACTTCTCATCAGGTGGAGTAATTGCTGGAATGACGGTTGGTGCAGTAGCGACCAATTTGATTTTTACTTTCATTGGTAACTTTATTGGTGGAGGATTGGTTATTGGGTTAACTTATTCTTGGTTGAATAAAGATGAATCTGTTCACTATTTAGATTAA
- the gndA gene encoding NADP-dependent phosphogluconate dehydrogenase codes for MSKQQFGMVGLGVMGKNLALNSEGKGYSVSVYSHFYHETDEFLKNHPEKNIKGFETIDSFVESIETPRKIMLMVTAGKITDTMIEQLVPYLDKDDVLIDGGNTHYTDTLRRSHYLKEFGINFVGSGVSGGEEGALNGPSLMPGGQREAYDLINPLFEDIAAKAHDGKPCVSYIGPDGAGHFVKMVHNGIEYGDMQLIAESYDILTRGLHLSIEEVSDIFSMWNDGELNSYLMTITSELLMKKDDLDTQDYIVTHILDKAGNKGTGKWTSQHALDLGVPLPLVTEAVFARFMSALKEERCEASRILPGPNATIKNIDKNVMIEKVRRALYFSKIMSYAQGFSQMMMASNEYNWSLNYGEIAQIFREGCIIRAQFLQKITDAYEKNPTLKNLMLDDYFLSIVSEYQSDIREVVSLAVKLGVPVPSLSSAISYYDSYRSKDLPANIIQAQRDYFGAHTYERKDRDGIFHYDWYKKDE; via the coding sequence ATGAGTAAGCAGCAGTTTGGTATGGTCGGATTAGGTGTTATGGGAAAAAATTTGGCTTTAAATAGTGAAGGGAAAGGATATAGCGTGTCCGTTTACAGTCATTTTTATCATGAAACAGATGAGTTTTTAAAAAATCATCCAGAAAAAAACATCAAAGGATTTGAAACAATTGACTCTTTTGTTGAATCAATTGAAACACCTCGAAAAATAATGCTGATGGTAACTGCTGGGAAGATAACAGATACTATGATTGAGCAGTTAGTACCTTATTTAGATAAAGATGATGTGCTGATTGATGGAGGAAATACCCATTATACTGATACACTCAGACGAAGTCACTACTTGAAAGAGTTTGGCATTAATTTTGTAGGTTCAGGAGTGTCTGGTGGGGAAGAAGGTGCACTAAACGGTCCATCACTCATGCCAGGTGGTCAACGTGAAGCATATGATTTAATTAACCCTTTATTTGAAGATATTGCAGCTAAAGCTCATGATGGAAAACCTTGTGTGTCTTATATTGGACCAGACGGGGCAGGACATTTTGTTAAAATGGTTCATAACGGTATTGAGTATGGTGATATGCAGCTGATTGCTGAAAGTTATGATATTTTGACAAGAGGGCTTCATCTAAGTATCGAAGAAGTATCAGATATTTTTAGTATGTGGAATGATGGCGAACTAAACAGCTACTTAATGACGATTACATCTGAATTATTAATGAAGAAAGATGATTTAGACACGCAAGATTACATCGTCACACACATACTAGATAAAGCAGGCAATAAAGGAACTGGGAAATGGACTAGTCAGCATGCACTTGATTTAGGCGTGCCATTACCTCTTGTAACAGAAGCAGTTTTTGCTAGATTTATGTCAGCTTTAAAAGAAGAGCGATGCGAGGCAAGTCGTATTTTACCAGGACCAAACGCCACTATAAAAAATATAGATAAAAACGTCATGATAGAAAAAGTCAGAAGAGCCTTATATTTTAGTAAGATTATGAGTTACGCACAAGGATTCTCACAAATGATGATGGCAAGTAATGAATACAATTGGTCATTAAATTATGGAGAAATCGCTCAAATATTTCGTGAAGGCTGTATTATACGAGCACAATTTTTACAAAAAATCACAGATGCTTATGAAAAGAATCCAACACTAAAAAATCTAATGTTAGATGACTACTTTTTAAGTATTGTATCAGAATACCAAAGTGATATAAGAGAAGTTGTTTCTTTAGCAGTTAAACTAGGTGTACCAGTACCAAGCTTGTCTTCGGCGATTTCTTATTATGATTCATACCGCTCAAAAGACTTACCAGCCAACATTATTCAAGCACAAAGAGATTATTTTGGTGCACATACTTATGAGCGAAAAGATCGAGACGGAATATTTCATTATGATTGGTACAAAAAAGATGAATAA
- the treR gene encoding trehalose operon repressor — protein sequence MKAYEIIYQTIENSILKGEYNPGDFLPSENQYVKQFKVSRDTVRKALNLLMTNGYIQKIHGKGSMVLKREQLRFPISGLISYKELQQAYGYDSITDVVSLEKIKISEKLSRLTGFEKGEDVWKIIRTREIDHQKVICDTDYLLCRLIPNLTREIGEDSIYKYIEKELDLQISFAEKEIRVVPLNQLDKDHLDLNSQDNNIVSIQSRVFLANAEQFQYTESRHRVDKFLFYDFARRNPSTI from the coding sequence ATGAAAGCTTATGAAATAATTTATCAAACAATTGAAAACAGTATTTTAAAAGGTGAGTACAATCCGGGAGATTTTTTACCTAGTGAGAATCAATATGTGAAACAGTTTAAAGTATCAAGAGATACTGTCAGAAAAGCATTGAATTTATTAATGACAAATGGATATATCCAAAAAATACATGGCAAAGGATCCATGGTTTTAAAAAGAGAACAATTAAGATTCCCTATCTCTGGTTTAATAAGTTACAAAGAATTACAACAAGCATATGGATATGATAGTATCACTGATGTCGTCTCATTAGAAAAAATAAAAATTTCAGAAAAATTAAGTCGTCTCACGGGATTCGAAAAAGGTGAAGATGTCTGGAAAATAATAAGAACAAGAGAAATTGATCATCAAAAAGTAATTTGCGACACAGATTATTTGTTATGTCGATTAATTCCTAATTTAACACGCGAGATTGGAGAGGATTCCATTTATAAATATATCGAAAAAGAGTTAGATTTACAGATTTCTTTTGCCGAAAAAGAAATTAGGGTTGTTCCTTTAAATCAATTAGATAAAGACCATTTAGATTTAAATTCACAAGATAATAATATCGTGTCAATTCAAAGCCGTGTCTTTTTAGCTAATGCCGAACAGTTTCAATACACAGAAAGCAGACATCGTGTGGACAAATTTTTATTTTATGACTTTGCAAGAAGAAACCCTTCAACTATCTAA